A genome region from Mycobacterium florentinum includes the following:
- a CDS encoding ATP-binding protein — protein MTEQFHLSRLQVINWGVFDGYHSIPFSEGGALIAGASGSGKSSLLDAISLGFLPFNRRNFNASGDATAAGSSAGRRTVDKYVRGAWGQRCDGGTSKVMYLRGDGTAWSAIAVTYTSNTGRTVTGLVLKWLTGESRSDSSSRFVLADGDRDIENVCNRWAAGRFDAAVFKDDWRFSTKVESQYLAQLYATIGIRASDAAQQLLGKAKSLKSVGGLEQFVREFMLDEPGSLTRLPEALKQIDPLVDARELLAVAQRKRKILGDIEKIQQRYASESSDLGIIDLVDQPMVRAYTDHLRLAQCPAQIESLDTTIDQLGNEYEDVTRQLNLAKAEGDSLNAQISGSSTSLGPLQSQVAGAEAHAEQVSRRRTAYEAMLSTHDLDVPDSADEFWNLREELSTRATELLAKLDRGREASTDAEYAQKVARIARDDAAKELKRVEHVGSALPEFALAMREHICAAVGVKPEELPYIAELMDLRPEQSRWRVAVEKVLRGVGLRLLVPDRHYAAVLRFVNETNMGGRLQLHHVRARFVGAEVTEADPNTLAGKLFVVDPTHACAAEAADVVAAAGDHVCVDSPEVFPRFRRAVTDTGLYKDSERLAIKDDRRPLKQADYIYQGDVAAKIDALTVDLANAEEAFRRARGVADDIAAERQQWRDRAAAFKAICDQFEQWTHVDTETADGHADRLREQFELLLADNPDIEALTARAEECWEQIQALMTRRGAIQTRRDDLDGRRTRLLELQERLTPAFVSEPLTDLLNRYGADVPVSLDLLNPEPYRDAVFTAIRREREQLRESRRRSYDELARILNTFDTAFPDAIPNDSEVFDERVHDYVALCRHIDERELPEAYERMMRLVTEQAPDAILTLHRVAEQEARRISEQIERVNTGLGAVEFNRGTRLTLRATSRSLTAVAELTEIVRAISRRIAEVGLGDKQAILDQYADILRLRNRLASTAPEDKAWTRDALDVRNRFTFDCAEWDVSSDELIRTHSNAGDNSGGEQEKLMAFCLAGALSFNLATPESADNKPVFAQLMLDEAFSKSDPQFAQQALQAFRKFGFQLVIVATVQNATTIQPYIDSVVMVSKREATGRNARPVATVTTKTITDFSALRHEMRTSAALVPAGV, from the coding sequence ATGACTGAACAGTTCCACTTGTCGCGCCTGCAGGTCATCAACTGGGGCGTCTTCGACGGGTACCACTCGATCCCGTTCAGCGAAGGCGGAGCGTTGATCGCCGGCGCCTCAGGCAGTGGCAAATCCTCACTGCTGGATGCCATTTCGCTCGGCTTCCTGCCGTTCAACCGACGCAACTTCAACGCCTCCGGCGACGCCACCGCGGCGGGTTCCAGCGCCGGCCGGCGCACCGTCGACAAATACGTTCGCGGCGCGTGGGGTCAGCGCTGCGACGGCGGCACCAGCAAGGTGATGTACCTGCGCGGTGACGGCACCGCCTGGTCGGCGATCGCCGTCACTTACACCAGTAACACCGGCCGCACCGTCACCGGCCTGGTGCTCAAATGGCTCACCGGCGAATCCCGGTCGGATTCCTCGAGCCGGTTTGTCCTGGCTGACGGTGATCGCGACATCGAGAACGTCTGCAACCGCTGGGCCGCCGGCCGTTTCGATGCGGCCGTGTTCAAGGACGACTGGCGCTTCTCCACCAAAGTGGAATCGCAGTACCTCGCCCAGCTTTACGCCACCATCGGCATCCGTGCCTCCGACGCCGCGCAGCAGCTGCTCGGCAAGGCCAAATCACTGAAAAGTGTTGGTGGGCTCGAGCAATTCGTCCGGGAATTCATGCTCGACGAGCCCGGCAGCCTGACCCGGCTACCCGAGGCGCTCAAGCAGATCGATCCACTGGTCGACGCCCGCGAGCTGCTGGCCGTGGCGCAACGCAAGCGCAAGATCCTCGGCGACATCGAGAAGATCCAGCAGCGCTACGCCTCGGAATCTTCGGACCTGGGCATCATCGATCTGGTCGACCAGCCGATGGTGCGGGCCTACACCGATCACCTCCGGCTCGCGCAGTGCCCGGCCCAGATCGAATCGCTCGACACCACCATCGACCAGCTCGGCAACGAATACGAGGACGTCACCCGTCAGCTTAATCTCGCTAAGGCCGAAGGTGATTCGCTCAACGCACAGATCAGCGGATCCAGCACCAGCCTGGGGCCGCTGCAGTCGCAGGTGGCCGGCGCCGAGGCGCACGCTGAGCAGGTGTCGCGTCGGCGCACCGCCTACGAAGCCATGCTCAGCACGCACGATCTCGACGTCCCGGACTCCGCCGACGAATTCTGGAATCTGCGTGAGGAACTCAGCACGCGAGCCACGGAGCTGTTGGCCAAACTGGATCGCGGCCGAGAAGCCTCGACCGATGCCGAATACGCCCAGAAGGTCGCCCGCATCGCCCGCGACGACGCCGCCAAGGAGCTCAAACGTGTTGAACACGTGGGCTCGGCGCTTCCGGAGTTCGCGTTGGCAATGCGCGAACACATCTGTGCCGCCGTCGGTGTCAAACCGGAAGAGCTGCCTTACATCGCTGAGCTGATGGATCTGCGGCCCGAGCAGAGCCGCTGGCGCGTCGCGGTGGAGAAGGTGCTGCGCGGCGTGGGTTTGCGGCTGCTGGTGCCCGACCGCCACTACGCGGCGGTGCTGCGGTTCGTCAACGAGACCAACATGGGTGGGCGGCTTCAGCTGCATCACGTCCGCGCCCGCTTCGTCGGCGCCGAGGTCACCGAGGCCGATCCGAACACGTTGGCCGGCAAGCTGTTTGTGGTCGACCCGACGCATGCCTGCGCCGCCGAGGCCGCCGACGTCGTGGCTGCCGCGGGTGATCACGTCTGCGTGGACAGCCCCGAGGTGTTCCCGCGATTCCGGCGCGCCGTCACCGACACCGGCCTTTATAAGGATTCCGAACGCCTGGCCATCAAGGACGACCGCCGTCCACTCAAACAGGCCGACTACATCTACCAGGGCGACGTTGCCGCCAAGATCGACGCGCTGACAGTGGATTTAGCCAACGCCGAAGAGGCGTTTCGCCGCGCCCGCGGTGTTGCGGACGATATCGCCGCCGAGCGCCAGCAGTGGCGGGACCGCGCCGCCGCGTTCAAGGCGATCTGCGATCAGTTCGAGCAGTGGACCCATGTCGACACCGAGACCGCCGACGGGCACGCCGACCGGCTACGCGAGCAGTTCGAGCTGCTGCTGGCCGACAATCCCGATATCGAGGCGCTCACCGCGCGCGCCGAAGAGTGCTGGGAGCAGATCCAGGCTCTAATGACCCGTCGCGGCGCTATCCAGACCCGTCGCGACGATCTCGACGGTCGCCGCACCCGGCTGCTCGAGCTGCAGGAACGGCTCACCCCCGCATTCGTGTCCGAGCCGCTGACCGATCTGTTGAATCGCTACGGCGCCGACGTGCCGGTTTCGCTGGACCTGCTCAACCCCGAGCCGTACCGCGATGCGGTGTTCACCGCGATCCGTCGCGAACGCGAGCAACTGCGCGAAAGTCGCAGGCGCTCATACGATGAGCTGGCGCGCATCCTGAACACGTTCGATACCGCGTTTCCCGACGCGATCCCCAACGACAGCGAGGTGTTCGACGAACGCGTGCACGATTACGTCGCGTTGTGCCGTCACATCGACGAACGGGAACTCCCCGAGGCCTACGAGCGGATGATGCGGCTGGTCACCGAGCAGGCACCCGACGCCATCCTGACCTTGCACCGGGTCGCCGAGCAGGAGGCCCGGCGGATCAGCGAGCAGATCGAACGGGTCAATACCGGCCTAGGTGCGGTGGAGTTCAACCGCGGTACCCGGCTCACGCTGCGCGCCACCTCGCGCAGCCTGACCGCGGTCGCCGAACTCACCGAGATCGTTCGGGCCATCTCACGGCGCATCGCCGAAGTCGGCCTCGGCGACAAGCAGGCCATCTTGGACCAGTACGCCGACATCCTGCGCCTGCGCAACCGATTGGCGTCGACCGCGCCGGAGGACAAGGCCTGGACCCGCGACGCCCTTGACGTCCGAAACCGGTTCACCTTCGACTGCGCCGAATGGGATGTCAGCAGCGACGAGCTGATCCGAACCCACAGCAACGCCGGCGACAACTCCGGTGGCGAGCAGGAGAAGCTGATGGCTTTCTGCCTGGCCGGGGCGTTGAGCTTCAACCTGGCGACGCCCGAAAGTGCGGATAACAAACCGGTTTTCGCCCAGCTCATGCTGGATGAGGCGTTTTCCAAGTCCGACCCGCAATTCGCCCAGCAGGCGTTGCAGGCGTTCCGTAAGTTCGGCTTCCAGCTCGTCATCGTGGCCACGGTGCAGAACGCCACCACGATTCAGCCCTACATCGACAGCGTGGTGATGGTGTCCAAGCGTGAAGCCACCGGCCGCAATGCCCGCCCGGTGGCGACGGTGACCACAAAGACGATCACGGACTTCAGCGCGCTGCGCCACGAGATGCGGACGTCGGCGGCGCTGGTCCCGGCTGGAGTGTGA
- a CDS encoding NlpC/P60 family protein has protein sequence MTFRVPILLAGCVVGLVTGGQIGVSRGDTGAAYPFSCARGSLTADFASRDGLPQSSVPPSEWYRTSAGGQYLNQGWGPAADVLPPPVIPQGAGCDANTWKRERILAVAMRYIYAPDNALGLQYRHHHIPGWDPPASTHADAPEENPDTDTPHEAVAWSSGRGLDCSNFTAWVYNYGLGIKFNGDVHQQNDGQAGPMGGRIPKEGPFAPGDLIYLHPNGSESQASHVVIYIDDQHIIDSRVNAQNVIGVQIRNRQGWYRSAVLGAWRPIV, from the coding sequence ATGACGTTTCGTGTTCCGATTCTGTTGGCCGGCTGCGTGGTTGGTTTGGTGACCGGTGGCCAAATCGGAGTTTCGCGGGGCGACACCGGTGCGGCCTACCCTTTTTCGTGTGCGCGAGGCTCGTTGACGGCGGATTTCGCTAGCCGTGACGGGCTACCGCAAAGTTCAGTTCCGCCGTCGGAGTGGTACCGCACGAGTGCCGGGGGCCAGTACCTGAATCAGGGGTGGGGTCCGGCAGCGGACGTCCTCCCGCCGCCGGTCATCCCGCAGGGCGCGGGTTGCGATGCCAACACGTGGAAGCGGGAGCGGATCCTCGCGGTGGCCATGCGCTACATCTACGCGCCGGACAACGCGCTGGGGCTGCAATACCGTCACCATCACATTCCCGGCTGGGACCCGCCGGCCTCGACTCACGCCGATGCCCCCGAGGAGAATCCCGACACTGACACCCCGCACGAGGCGGTTGCCTGGAGTTCCGGGCGGGGCCTGGATTGTTCCAATTTCACCGCGTGGGTCTACAACTACGGGTTGGGCATCAAGTTCAACGGCGACGTCCACCAGCAAAACGACGGCCAGGCGGGTCCGATGGGCGGTCGTATTCCCAAGGAAGGGCCCTTCGCGCCCGGGGACCTGATTTATTTGCATCCCAACGGAAGTGAGAGCCAGGCCTCGCATGTGGTGATCTACATCGACGACCAACACATCATCGATAGCCGCGTCAATGCCCAGAACGTCATTGGGGTTCAGATTCGCAATCGGCAGGGTTGGTACCGGTCCGCTGTCCTCGGCGCGTGGCGGCCGATCGTCTGA
- a CDS encoding DUF732 domain-containing protein → MPSARWLAGLAIPMIAGAALVGSAATATATTAQDEAYLAQLRAVGLSWPPQTEEALIGEAHLICYDLVWGWTPQQIADEVHAHLDKRSVTLPDVGTMVNAAHSIYCPGNVCDAPSLCT, encoded by the coding sequence ATGCCCTCAGCACGCTGGCTCGCTGGACTCGCCATCCCCATGATCGCTGGCGCCGCGCTGGTTGGTAGCGCCGCCACAGCAACCGCCACCACCGCCCAAGACGAGGCATACCTCGCGCAACTGCGCGCCGTCGGCCTCAGCTGGCCACCACAGACAGAGGAGGCGCTCATCGGCGAGGCGCACCTCATCTGCTACGACCTCGTGTGGGGTTGGACGCCACAACAGATTGCCGACGAGGTCCACGCCCACTTGGACAAGAGGAGCGTGACGTTGCCGGACGTCGGAACGATGGTCAACGCCGCCCACTCGATCTATTGCCCCGGCAACGTATGCGATGCGCCCTCGCTTTGCACCTGA
- a CDS encoding amidase, which produces MNAVHAFRDDALGELDAVGIVAALQARQVSVPEVVEAAITRTEAVNPILNGLAFETFDRARARAGESHAERFFGGVPSFLKDCEAVAGMPTMAGSDAWEPQPASADGEFARAYLAMGMVPLGLTRMSEFGFNAATEHPRLGAVRTPWNPEHTAGGSSSGSGAFVAAGVVPIAQGNDAGGSIRIPASCNGLVGLKPSRGRLPMDKQMRRLPIGPIENGVLTRSVRDTAAFYREAERLHHNRKLPAIGDVSAPGRARLRIAVCTQPGVGTCSSGISELALKTAAVLEELGHRVEQVDQPLVPASFADDYLLFCSYCAYFVMAQVRVSRYVGGPAVDSDKLDNFTRGLAQLGGRNLHRMPRVIDRLKRLRRRSAGFFNDYDAVLTPTLNRETPRVGYFDPTADCQRVIDRLTDWVVFLPQYNITGEPSISLPLAESGAGMPVGMMLAADIGQEARLLELAYELEEAQPWRQIQSA; this is translated from the coding sequence GTGAATGCCGTACATGCCTTTCGCGACGATGCCCTCGGCGAGCTCGACGCCGTCGGAATCGTTGCCGCATTGCAAGCGCGTCAAGTGTCGGTACCCGAAGTTGTCGAGGCCGCGATTACGCGCACCGAAGCGGTTAATCCCATCCTCAACGGGCTGGCCTTCGAGACCTTCGACCGCGCGCGGGCCAGAGCCGGGGAAAGTCATGCTGAACGCTTCTTCGGCGGGGTGCCCAGCTTCCTCAAGGACTGTGAAGCCGTAGCCGGTATGCCGACAATGGCGGGCAGCGACGCCTGGGAGCCTCAACCCGCCTCGGCGGACGGTGAATTCGCTCGCGCGTACCTGGCGATGGGAATGGTGCCGCTCGGCTTGACGCGCATGTCGGAATTCGGGTTCAACGCGGCAACCGAGCACCCGCGGCTCGGCGCGGTACGCACTCCATGGAATCCGGAACACACCGCCGGCGGATCATCGTCGGGCTCGGGGGCGTTCGTCGCGGCCGGCGTCGTGCCGATCGCGCAGGGCAACGACGCCGGTGGATCGATCCGAATTCCGGCCTCCTGCAACGGTTTGGTTGGACTCAAGCCGTCGCGGGGCCGGCTGCCAATGGATAAGCAGATGCGCCGGTTGCCGATCGGTCCCATCGAAAACGGGGTGCTGACCCGCTCCGTGCGCGACACCGCGGCGTTTTATCGCGAGGCCGAGCGGCTTCACCACAATCGGAAGTTGCCGGCCATCGGTGACGTCAGCGCGCCCGGACGTGCCCGGCTCCGGATCGCCGTGTGCACGCAGCCCGGCGTAGGCACATGTAGCAGTGGGATTTCGGAGTTGGCGCTGAAGACCGCCGCCGTCCTCGAAGAACTCGGGCATCGCGTCGAACAGGTTGATCAGCCCTTGGTGCCGGCATCCTTCGCCGACGATTACCTGCTGTTCTGTTCTTATTGTGCGTATTTCGTGATGGCGCAGGTGCGGGTTAGCCGCTATGTCGGTGGTCCCGCCGTCGATAGTGACAAGCTGGACAACTTCACCCGTGGTCTGGCTCAGTTGGGTGGCCGCAACCTGCACCGCATGCCGCGGGTGATCGATCGGCTGAAACGACTGCGACGTCGCAGCGCCGGCTTCTTCAATGACTACGACGCGGTGTTGACCCCCACGCTCAATCGGGAAACTCCACGCGTTGGGTACTTTGACCCCACCGCTGACTGTCAACGGGTCATCGATCGACTCACCGATTGGGTCGTGTTCCTCCCGCAGTACAACATCACCGGGGAGCCGTCGATCTCGCTGCCCCTGGCCGAATCGGGAGCAGGCATGCCGGTGGGAATGATGCTGGCAGCCGACATCGGGCAGGAGGCGCGGCTGCTGGAGCTGGCCTACGAACTTGAAGAGGCGCAACCGTGGCGACAAATCCAGTCCGCCTAA
- a CDS encoding wax ester/triacylglycerol synthase family O-acyltransferase: protein MATNPVRLNPHDAGRLRSELSAVDHLMLRGEANPRLRSGFISVEILDNQPDWDRFRARAEDVSRRVLRPRQKVVVPVLPTAAPRWVIDPEFNIEFHVRRVRVPGPGTLRELFDMAEVMLQSPFDIARPLWTATLVEGLTDGRAAALLHLSHAVVDGVGSVKMFAPIYDLERNPPAEPTPPQPVPQDLSAKELMREGVARLPGVFASGVRGALSTIGRAARDPAATVTGVVGYARSSARILQPAAGPSPLLRSRGVATRTEALDMELHDLDQAAKACDGSINEVYLAGLCAVLRRYHCAFGTAISTLPMVVPVNLRTEDDPTGGNKFAAVGLAAPVGAPDPAERIHQIRAQMTRRREEPAKGLIGAVAPALSMLPTPVLVQLMLRSAAASDVLATNIPLYSQDTYLCGAKVLRQYGFGPMNGTAVEFALVSRGGMCTITARYDRAAVQRERLFAQCLLEGFNEVLALAGEPAPCAVPASFSARDPTSSTRLVAMRDRPRGIPAGQS from the coding sequence GTGGCGACAAATCCAGTCCGCCTAAATCCGCACGACGCGGGCCGGCTGCGCTCGGAATTATCCGCGGTTGATCACCTGATGCTTCGGGGTGAGGCAAACCCGCGTTTACGCTCGGGGTTCATCTCGGTGGAAATCCTTGATAACCAGCCGGATTGGGATCGGTTCCGGGCTCGCGCCGAGGATGTCTCTCGGCGGGTGCTGCGGCCGCGGCAGAAGGTGGTCGTGCCGGTCTTACCCACGGCCGCGCCACGCTGGGTGATAGATCCCGAGTTCAATATCGAGTTTCATGTCCGACGGGTGCGCGTGCCGGGACCCGGCACCTTGCGCGAGCTGTTCGACATGGCCGAGGTGATGCTGCAGTCGCCGTTCGACATTGCCCGGCCGTTGTGGACTGCCACCCTCGTCGAAGGTCTGACCGACGGCAGGGCCGCAGCGCTGCTACACCTCAGCCATGCGGTGGTCGACGGTGTCGGCAGCGTGAAGATGTTCGCGCCCATCTACGACCTGGAACGAAATCCGCCCGCGGAACCGACTCCCCCGCAACCGGTCCCACAGGATTTGTCCGCCAAGGAATTGATGCGAGAAGGCGTCGCTCGCCTGCCCGGTGTGTTCGCGTCCGGGGTCCGGGGTGCGCTGTCCACGATCGGCCGTGCGGCCCGTGACCCAGCGGCGACCGTGACGGGGGTCGTTGGCTACGCCCGCTCGAGTGCGCGCATCCTGCAGCCCGCGGCCGGGCCTTCGCCGTTGCTGCGCAGCCGCGGCGTGGCGACCCGGACCGAAGCGCTCGACATGGAACTCCACGACCTGGACCAGGCGGCCAAAGCCTGCGACGGGTCGATCAACGAGGTCTACCTCGCCGGTCTATGCGCCGTGTTGCGGCGCTACCACTGCGCCTTTGGCACTGCGATCAGCACACTGCCCATGGTCGTGCCGGTGAACTTGCGCACCGAAGACGACCCAACCGGCGGCAATAAGTTCGCCGCCGTCGGCCTGGCGGCACCGGTCGGCGCGCCCGACCCGGCGGAGCGCATTCACCAGATCCGCGCGCAGATGACGCGGCGCCGCGAGGAGCCCGCCAAGGGCCTGATCGGCGCCGTTGCGCCCGCACTGAGCATGCTGCCCACGCCGGTGTTGGTACAGCTGATGCTCCGGTCGGCCGCGGCATCGGACGTGCTGGCGACCAACATCCCACTCTACTCGCAGGACACCTACCTTTGCGGCGCAAAGGTATTGCGGCAGTATGGGTTTGGTCCGATGAACGGCACGGCGGTGGAATTTGCCCTGGTGTCCAGGGGCGGGATGTGCACCATCACCGCTCGCTACGACCGGGCCGCCGTCCAGCGGGAAAGGTTGTTCGCCCAATGCCTGCTGGAGGGCTTCAATGAAGTCCTCGCCTTGGCCGGTGAACCCGCCCCGTGTGCCGTGCCGGCATCCTTCAGCGCGCGCGACCCCACTTCCTCAACCAGGTTGGTTGCGATGCGTGACCGCCCCCGAGGAATACCCGCAGGCCAGTCATAG
- a CDS encoding FKBP-type peptidyl-prolyl cis-trans isomerase, which produces MTPVNSLRVYSSIVIAACAAATVLMLAGTGTATAAGSCPTAAAPAGGTPDWTLSGTTGSVAVIGSTDTTAPRVTVTAPFSVNQTQVHTLHAGDGPVVSPTAKVSVCYMGVNGRDGSVFDSSYDRGAPVDFPLTGVVPGFQKAIAGQKVGSTVAVAMVPADGYPEGQPSAGIRPGDSLIFAIKILSAAG; this is translated from the coding sequence GTGACGCCCGTGAACTCTCTCCGGGTGTACTCCTCGATCGTGATCGCGGCCTGTGCCGCGGCAACCGTTCTGATGCTCGCTGGAACGGGTACGGCAACCGCGGCCGGCTCGTGCCCAACCGCAGCAGCGCCGGCCGGTGGAACGCCTGATTGGACGCTTTCCGGGACCACCGGCAGCGTCGCCGTCATCGGATCCACCGATACGACCGCCCCGCGCGTGACGGTGACGGCACCGTTCAGCGTGAACCAGACCCAGGTGCATACGCTGCACGCCGGAGACGGACCGGTGGTCTCACCCACTGCCAAGGTTTCCGTCTGCTACATGGGTGTCAACGGACGTGACGGGTCCGTGTTCGACAGCAGCTACGATCGGGGCGCCCCGGTCGACTTCCCGCTCACTGGAGTGGTGCCGGGCTTCCAGAAGGCCATCGCCGGACAGAAGGTCGGGTCTACGGTCGCCGTCGCGATGGTCCCCGCGGATGGGTACCCCGAGGGCCAGCCCAGCGCGGGGATCCGGCCGGGCGACTCGCTGATCTTCGCGATCAAAATCCTCAGCGCCGCCGGCTGA
- a CDS encoding MBL fold metallo-hydrolase, with amino-acid sequence MSGTKKTPKKPDPQILDDQALVVHVRGLGLVVLTGCGHGGAINIARHAMRLTGVDRLHGLLGGFHLTGPGFEPIIEPTVDVLVELSPGLVVPAHCTGWRAQHRFAASLPDAFVPNAVGTSFVLAAA; translated from the coding sequence ATGTCGGGCACGAAGAAGACACCGAAAAAGCCGGATCCGCAGATCCTCGACGACCAGGCGCTGGTAGTCCACGTGCGCGGGCTCGGGCTTGTCGTATTGACCGGGTGTGGCCACGGCGGGGCGATCAACATCGCGCGCCACGCGATGCGGCTCACCGGTGTCGATCGGTTGCACGGCCTGCTCGGCGGCTTTCACCTGACCGGTCCCGGCTTCGAGCCGATCATCGAACCCACCGTCGACGTGCTCGTCGAGTTGTCCCCCGGTCTCGTGGTCCCGGCGCACTGCACTGGATGGCGCGCCCAGCACCGCTTCGCCGCATCGCTGCCGGACGCTTTCGTGCCCAACGCCGTCGGTACCTCGTTCGTGCTCGCCGCCGCATAG
- a CDS encoding carboxymuconolactone decarboxylase family protein: MRNRFKTCAAVSAAALIISGSPSIAPRSTADGCGDVAPALVPPSGSAGPVPVPQAPSGNPPWLAAVQQHDPQFGASYQGMRERILKDGAIPAKYKFLMGMVTDTIAAHPDGVRSLADNARAAGASEAEITEAVEVGYLYGGTAALVMGVNAFPGN; encoded by the coding sequence ATGAGGAATAGATTCAAGACGTGCGCGGCCGTATCAGCCGCCGCGCTGATCATCAGTGGGAGCCCATCCATCGCGCCGCGCAGTACTGCCGACGGGTGTGGCGATGTCGCTCCGGCTCTGGTGCCTCCGAGCGGCTCTGCCGGTCCCGTGCCGGTGCCGCAAGCGCCGTCGGGCAATCCGCCGTGGCTTGCGGCGGTGCAACAGCACGACCCTCAATTTGGCGCCTCGTATCAAGGGATGCGGGAGCGGATCCTCAAAGACGGTGCCATTCCAGCCAAGTACAAGTTCCTGATGGGGATGGTCACCGACACGATCGCCGCGCATCCCGATGGTGTCAGGTCGCTCGCCGACAACGCTCGCGCCGCGGGCGCATCGGAGGCTGAAATCACCGAGGCGGTCGAAGTCGGATACCTCTACGGCGGTACCGCCGCGCTCGTGATGGGCGTCAACGCTTTCCCGGGCAACTGA
- a CDS encoding GGDEF domain-containing protein encodes MPWRAEPRPTTRVWHGIGLTAFLSMLVLYAGAGYFYDAGFSHGFLWVLGGGVVVAGIVAFVGRWRGWQERRALLFGWPVASLLATVLVGAVAPAATRNLPGIITVTFGYIGLTCSRWRSLAFVPLGVVAFVVGGSKVLPGALTTVVLAAAMWVIVAEVPAWLISQLEEQSALLRKIAHTDALTQLFDRSTLGPQLTAHANTSAVVLIDLDNFKRYNDGHGHEAGDDLLIAFADAIRWSVRNEDVAFRIGGDEFLLMLVDADRTEAEQVLDRLRHRWAEFGEPVGFSAGIASGEQDLMRLADEHMYADKRSRDSSAD; translated from the coding sequence GTGCCATGGCGTGCCGAACCCCGACCGACAACGAGGGTTTGGCATGGCATCGGCCTGACGGCGTTTCTTTCGATGCTCGTCCTCTATGCGGGGGCGGGGTACTTCTACGATGCGGGATTCAGCCATGGGTTTCTTTGGGTTCTCGGCGGCGGCGTCGTCGTTGCGGGGATCGTCGCGTTCGTCGGCCGGTGGCGAGGTTGGCAAGAGCGGCGCGCCCTGTTGTTCGGGTGGCCGGTGGCGTCGTTGCTCGCGACGGTTCTGGTTGGCGCGGTTGCGCCGGCTGCGACCCGGAACCTTCCCGGCATAATCACCGTCACGTTCGGCTATATCGGCCTCACCTGCTCGCGCTGGCGCTCGCTCGCTTTCGTCCCGCTCGGTGTTGTGGCGTTCGTCGTCGGTGGCAGCAAGGTCCTGCCGGGTGCGTTGACCACCGTCGTGTTGGCCGCGGCCATGTGGGTGATCGTCGCGGAGGTCCCGGCGTGGCTCATCTCGCAACTCGAGGAGCAAAGCGCGCTGCTGCGCAAGATCGCGCACACCGACGCGCTGACCCAACTGTTCGATCGCAGCACGCTCGGACCGCAGTTGACAGCGCACGCCAACACTTCGGCCGTGGTGCTTATCGACCTCGATAACTTCAAGCGCTACAACGACGGTCACGGCCACGAGGCCGGCGACGATCTTTTGATCGCCTTCGCCGACGCGATCCGATGGTCGGTCCGCAACGAGGATGTCGCCTTCCGTATCGGCGGCGACGAATTCCTGCTGATGCTTGTCGACGCCGACCGCACCGAGGCCGAGCAGGTCCTGGATCGGCTTCGGCATCGCTGGGCCGAATTCGGCGAACCGGTGGGCTTCAGCGCTGGGATCGCTTCCGGGGAGCAAGATCTCATGCGACTCGCGGACGAGCACATGTATGCCGACAAGCGTTCCCGCGATTCGTCCGCCGACTAG
- a CDS encoding limonene-1,2-epoxide hydrolase family protein, whose protein sequence is MPHSVAAKNDTEQLVLDFVHAFYGQTIDIDAAIALVAEDFVWQLHVPLSPVISGRDAARAELEKHNSLSTGMIEGSEIRTIVSTGDTVVVERIDVNALGGGQPVTFHVIAVFEVRDGAITHWREYWDTSHVAKQIGIEAAHMFDALA, encoded by the coding sequence ATGCCACACAGCGTTGCCGCAAAGAACGACACCGAGCAGCTGGTGCTCGACTTCGTCCATGCCTTCTACGGGCAGACCATCGACATCGACGCGGCGATCGCCCTGGTGGCCGAGGACTTCGTGTGGCAGCTCCATGTGCCGCTCTCGCCCGTGATCTCCGGACGCGACGCCGCACGCGCCGAGCTGGAGAAGCACAACAGCCTCTCGACGGGAATGATCGAGGGGAGCGAAATCCGCACCATTGTGTCGACCGGTGACACCGTCGTCGTCGAACGAATCGACGTGAATGCGTTGGGCGGTGGCCAGCCCGTCACGTTCCACGTCATTGCGGTCTTCGAGGTCCGCGACGGTGCAATCACCCACTGGCGTGAGTATTGGGACACCAGCCACGTCGCAAAGCAGATCGGCATCGAAGCGGCCCACATGTTCGACGCGCTCGCCTAG